ACCACGCAAACCATCAATAGCCGTCATTCCGTGAAAAGCCTGGCGTTGTACCGGGAGAGCTTCCTGCTCGCCTTCGAACAATTCTACGGCCCGGTGAACGAATGGTGTATCATCGGTCTGCTGCCGAGCTACCTGGAACGCAGCAATTCCTCCCTGGTGGTGATGGCAGACGATCTCGTCCGCAGAAGCGGGCATCCGGATTCCGGGTTCTATCTCTATGAGCATGAAAAATTAGCACAGGTACTGCAGTCGCTCGAAGCCAGGAAGCAAAAAACACTACTCATTGGCGTTACATTCGGGCTGCTGGATTTTGCAGAGAAATTCCCCATGCCACTGCGGCACACCATCATTATGGAAACAGGAGGTATGAAGGGACGAAGGGAAGAAATGACCCGCCAGGAAGTGCATGATATCCTTAAAACCGCATTCGGACTAAGCTCCATCCATTCCGAATATGGTATGACCGAGCTCCTGTCTCAGGGCTATTCCAAAGGCGAAGGCATTTTTCATACACCAGCCTGGATGCAGATCCGGGTGAGGCAGGAAGATGATCCCCTGGATGTTCGCCTATCCGGCACCGGTATCATCAATGTGATCGACCTCGCCAATATCTATTCCTGCTGCTTCATCGCAACGGAAGATGTGGGCCGCGTGTATGAAGATGGCAGCTTTGAAGTGCAGGGCCGCGTGGACAACAGCGATATCCGCGGCTGCAGCCTGATGGTGGCAGGTATATGAGATCAGATACCAATGGTCCGGTCTCTCGCTGCAATCCTCCATGCTCCGCTCACTACCGAGTTCTCCACGGTTATACCGCGCTCATACAGGGCAACGGTTGGACATACGTGATGTGGTATACCATAGAGAATATCTCCCACTTTGTACCCATGATCCGCGCCAGCTTCAAGTACCAGGTGCTCTTCGCTCTGCCCAACTGGCTTCAGTTCCGGCGCATTCAGGAAATACACACGCTTTGAAATATCGTTCTCGGCTGAAACGGATTTGTGTCCCAGGTCCACGCAGATCTTCGTTTCGTCCGGCAATGAAACTACGCGCGTCAGCAATACTGCTGCGGGAACAAATGGTTGCTCGGGACATTCGTTCAGATAACCATTGTCCCAGAAAATGAATGTGCCCGGACTGCATTCTATTTTTTCTCTTTTTGCATGGATGGGAAAACCGGGAGTACCGCCTGCCACAATTATTGGCGCTCCATATCCTTTATCGGAATATAACTGCACCAGTGCTTCCACGCGCGCATATGCCGCATCCACTATCTTTTTTCTTTCTTCCAGAACAGGATGATGGATATGTCCGTCGTAGGCATGCAATCCTTTCAGGTCGATGCCTGGTAATGCAACAGCAGCTTCATACAATGCCAGCGCTTTTTCAGGAACGATGCCCGTGCGGTTCTGACCAATATTCAGATCTATATATACGGGGAGCAGTTTTCCATTGGTGAGGAAATGGGCTGACAGCTCTTTGGCTGTTTCGATATTATCGATCAGGCAACTGAAAACAGTATCGGGATATTTATCGATGAGGTTGAAGAAGCGTTCCTGTTTGGGACCAATTGGTTGATAGGCCAGCAGTACATCCGGAGCGCCGGCCTGCGCCAGTAATTCTGCTTCGGCAATGGTAGCGCATTTGAATTTTCGGATACCCGCCTGCATTTGCAGGATGGCCGCTTCTTTGGTCTTATGTGTTTTTGCGTGTGTGCGTAATCGTTGTATATCATCGATCATTCCAATAAGCGCATCGATATTCTGTTGTACGCGTTGAGGATAGATGATCAGCGCCGGGGAATCGATCTGGTCCGCATCATTGATCCGGAACCATTGTTGTGAGGATTGGGTCATTGTTTTCTTTTTTTACACTACGAGGTTGAGCAGGAGCACGCCCAGCAATCCCATGACGGCCACGATGGTTTCCATGAGGCTCCAGGAGCGGAGTGTGTCTTTGATGCTCAGGTTGAAATATTCTTTGTACAGCCAGAAGCCTGCATCATTCACGTGCGAGAACATGAGGCTGCCTGCGCCGATACTCAATACCATCAGATTGGGCTCTACATTCAGTTGTGTGATAGTGGGCGCCACAATTCCGGCAGTGGTCAAGCCTGCTACGGTGGCGGAACCGATACAAACGCGCAACACGGCAGCGATCAGCCAGCCCAGTACCAGTGGGGGAATCGGCCAGTTCTGTAATTGTGCAGCGATGGCGTTGCTCACACCACTGTCTACCAATACCTGTTTCAATACACCGGCGCCTGCAACAATCAGCACTATCATCGCCACATCTTTCACAGCATCTCCATAGATATCCATTACATCCTTCATGCTCTTTCCATTGGCGATGCCCAGGGTGAAGGTAGCCACTATCACCGATAGCAGCATCACGGTAATTGGATCTCCCACAAAGGCCAGCAATGCAGGCCAGAAGCCGCGCTGCATGGCAGGCAGCAATGGCAGCAGTGCAGTGGTGGCCAGCAGGAGCACGGGCAGGAGCGAACTGAGGAAACTATTGGCGGAGCCCGGCAT
This portion of the Pseudobacter ginsenosidimutans genome encodes:
- a CDS encoding LuxE/PaaK family acyltransferase, producing the protein MNSKYEDKVFLTDQAGFDQLALELFRFQYEQNPVYREYVNALRIVGDDVKRVEDIPYLPIQFFKTRDVRTTLFEPEAVFMSSGTTQTINSRHSVKSLALYRESFLLAFEQFYGPVNEWCIIGLLPSYLERSNSSLVVMADDLVRRSGHPDSGFYLYEHEKLAQVLQSLEARKQKTLLIGVTFGLLDFAEKFPMPLRHTIIMETGGMKGRREEMTRQEVHDILKTAFGLSSIHSEYGMTELLSQGYSKGEGIFHTPAWMQIRVRQEDDPLDVRLSGTGIINVIDLANIYSCCFIATEDVGRVYEDGSFEVQGRVDNSDIRGCSLMVAGI
- a CDS encoding D-TA family PLP-dependent enzyme; translation: MTQSSQQWFRINDADQIDSPALIIYPQRVQQNIDALIGMIDDIQRLRTHAKTHKTKEAAILQMQAGIRKFKCATIAEAELLAQAGAPDVLLAYQPIGPKQERFFNLIDKYPDTVFSCLIDNIETAKELSAHFLTNGKLLPVYIDLNIGQNRTGIVPEKALALYEAAVALPGIDLKGLHAYDGHIHHPVLEERKKIVDAAYARVEALVQLYSDKGYGAPIIVAGGTPGFPIHAKREKIECSPGTFIFWDNGYLNECPEQPFVPAAVLLTRVVSLPDETKICVDLGHKSVSAENDISKRVYFLNAPELKPVGQSEEHLVLEAGADHGYKVGDILYGIPHHVCPTVALYERGITVENSVVSGAWRIAARDRTIGI
- a CDS encoding gluconate:H+ symporter, translating into MTLLIVFFALLALILLVTWGKCNAFLAFLVVSIATGLCLGIPADKITRSVQKGIGDTLGSLVVIIMLGAMLGKLVAASGAAKRITDVLMKAFGEKNIQWALMVTGFIVGIPLFYNVGFVLMVPLIFSVVYQYKLPAVYIGLPMLASLSVTHGFLPPHPSPSALVGQFNANMGLTLLYGFVIAIPTIIVAGPVFARTLKNINSVPLKTFQPPVLNENEMPGSANSFLSSLLPVLLLATTALLPLLPAMQRGFWPALLAFVGDPITVMLLSVIVATFTLGIANGKSMKDVMDIYGDAVKDVAMIVLIVAGAGVLKQVLVDSGVSNAIAAQLQNWPIPPLVLGWLIAAVLRVCIGSATVAGLTTAGIVAPTITQLNVEPNLMVLSIGAGSLMFSHVNDAGFWLYKEYFNLSIKDTLRSWSLMETIVAVMGLLGVLLLNLVV